A region of Chitinophaga horti DNA encodes the following proteins:
- a CDS encoding zf-TFIIB domain-containing protein, which yields MKCPNCNETLVMSDRQGVEIDYCPQCRGVWLDKGELDKIIERSAQHEAGYRGEQREQYRDYDDDKYRKQGQYPKKRKGFLGDFFDFD from the coding sequence ATGAAATGTCCGAATTGTAATGAAACGCTTGTAATGAGTGATCGCCAGGGAGTAGAGATCGATTATTGTCCCCAATGCCGTGGCGTTTGGCTCGACAAAGGTGAACTGGATAAAATCATTGAACGGTCTGCACAACACGAGGCAGGGTACCGTGGAGAGCAGCGGGAGCAATATCGCGATTATGACGATGATAAGTATAGAAAGCAGGGGCAGTATCCGAAAAAGAGAAAGGGCTTCCTGGGAGACTTTTTTGATTTCGATTAA
- the uxuA gene encoding mannonate dehydratase, producing MIKDLEKTFRWFGPSDAVTLADIRQTGATGIVTALHEVPCGDIWPLEMIAQRQTEIQSHGMRWSVVESVNIHESIRTGAPERELQIANYIQTLRHLARHNIDTVCYNFMPVLDWTRTHLDYRLQNGVSALRFHYPALAAFDLFILNRENAHADYTPQQQQAARQYLDSLNDMERATLRDTILAGLPGTAEVFTVAEFAAHLRRYKHIDAAQLRANLQYFLRAIIPEAEALGIKMCIHPDDPPFPILGLPRIVCTEADLQTIVHMCPSPSNGITFCTGSLGAHPQNDLPGMIERLGPHIHFLHLRNVQREADGSFYEAEHLAGSTNMYAVMKSIISEQQRRRTAGTGRIDIPVRPDHGHKIGPDFLRDTYPGYSLTGRLKGLAELTGLEMGIKLSYDNFNN from the coding sequence TTTGGTCCGTCCGATGCGGTAACCCTCGCAGATATCCGTCAGACCGGTGCTACCGGCATTGTGACGGCACTGCATGAAGTACCTTGCGGCGACATCTGGCCGCTGGAAATGATCGCACAGCGGCAGACGGAAATTCAGTCGCATGGCATGCGCTGGAGCGTGGTGGAAAGTGTTAACATACATGAATCCATCCGCACGGGCGCGCCTGAACGTGAGCTGCAGATCGCGAACTATATACAAACCCTTCGCCATCTTGCCCGCCACAATATCGATACGGTTTGCTATAACTTTATGCCGGTGCTGGACTGGACACGCACGCATCTCGACTATCGCCTGCAAAACGGCGTATCTGCCCTGCGATTTCATTATCCGGCACTGGCAGCTTTCGACTTGTTTATTTTGAACCGCGAGAACGCCCATGCCGACTATACGCCGCAACAGCAGCAAGCTGCCCGTCAGTACCTGGACAGCCTGAACGACATGGAGCGAGCTACCCTCCGCGATACGATACTTGCCGGCTTACCCGGCACCGCGGAAGTATTTACCGTCGCCGAATTTGCAGCGCACCTGCGGCGATACAAACACATCGACGCGGCGCAGCTTCGCGCTAACCTGCAGTATTTCCTGCGTGCCATCATTCCCGAGGCGGAAGCATTGGGTATTAAGATGTGCATCCACCCGGATGATCCGCCATTTCCAATTTTAGGTTTGCCGAGGATCGTTTGTACAGAAGCGGACCTGCAAACGATCGTGCATATGTGCCCCTCACCTTCAAATGGCATTACCTTTTGTACAGGTTCCCTCGGCGCGCATCCGCAGAATGATCTGCCAGGTATGATTGAGCGCCTTGGCCCACACATCCATTTTTTACATTTGCGGAACGTACAGCGTGAGGCAGATGGCAGTTTTTACGAAGCAGAACACTTGGCGGGCAGCACCAACATGTACGCTGTCATGAAAAGTATTATTTCCGAACAGCAACGGCGGCGCACCGCTGGCACCGGTCGCATCGATATCCCCGTCCGGCCGGACCATGGGCATAAAATAGGGCCTGATTTCCTGCGGGATACATATCCCGGCTACTCGCTGACGGGGCGGTTAAAAGGGCTGGCAGAGCTGACCGGGCTGGAGATGGGAATTAAGCTGAGTTACGATAATTTTAACAATTAG